Below is a window of Trichosurus vulpecula isolate mTriVul1 chromosome 4, mTriVul1.pri, whole genome shotgun sequence DNA.
TGCTCATGTGTTCCCATGGTATTggtatcttcttgtttttctcttaaaGCTTTTTTGTTAATTAAAGGAACGTGTCACCTGTAACATATCCTTGatcaaatttatatagcactttgtaaaccttaaagcaaaatATCAGTGTTATCTGTTATTTAATTATACTGGGTATATCAGAAGATAACATGTCCTGCTTTTACTGataggagaaataaaaacacacTACCATGACTCTCTGCTTATCAGTGCTTTCTGCAATCACTAGCCAAGGCCAGCATCATAGGATCAAGGCACTGTGggcttctcatctctaaaattatagTCGTTCTActagagttctgcttctctggctGGATAGACTATTGTGGTCCATACCACTTATCTAATTTTTTAATGGTATAGTAGGGAAATATCTACCAATAAGTATTAATTGAGCCTACATTTCATAGTGATAGCTTAAGTTTCATCTGTTTTcattgcatctggggccatctccagttgtcctgatgtgtatctggccactgCATCCatatagctctggaggagaaagcgaggctggtgactttgcacagccctcccgcatgtcatgacatcacttccctgatgtcatggtcctcttccagaacaaaggagaaacaacaaatttcaccatttcttaccATTATCTTTTGTGAAATTCCATGCTGTGGTCATGGTATCTCCCAAGTCTTTTAAATAGCAAGtatcttttaaaataagatatttttgtttctcttggtATTAATATGTACTTTTGGATAATTCCAGTAAGTGATTACTATAGTAGACAATAACAGGGACTTTTCAGTACCTCTCAGTTCCTTCTCTAAATTGTACATGTCTTAAGAGTAGGAACTGAGGGGATGGTAGTAAGTTTAACACCTAGAGTCCCACAGAATTTGAACTTTGGCTAACTTCCACTGATGTGCTTGGCTTTTCCCCAGATGTGTCCATGAAACAAACACCTGTTGTTTGAATAGCCTATTCACGCATTGAGCTGTACTTCCCCTCTGAAAGGTTGCAGACATATTTGAGCATAGTGAGTTTCAGTTCTGTGTCCCGTAGCTTAGCACTCTGGTCCCTGGAACGTGCAAACTGATTTGAagggtttgacttgcctggcctTCTCTGCCTGTTTTTACTTGTGTATGGCTGGAGTATGGAGATGGCAGGACCCCAAGTTGATTAGAAACGCATTTGAAAACAAACATCCGTATTGTGCTTATCTTGGTAAGGTATAAGATCTTGCACAAATGTGGCAGCAAAATATGGAAATAATTCATTTTACCTTAACATTGGACAGTTCAGATTTTACTATCTTTATTCCATATACAGACACTGTCTTGTTAAGGAAGTAAAAAAATCTTCCTCCCTTAGCACCTTACGTAAGCTTTGAATGGCCCTTCCTTGTTGCTTTCAAATTCTATGACTCAGATTATCTGGACCTGATAAGAGGTTCTGGGTGAGGAGTGAAATGGAGTTATCTTTAAAAGGAATCCCTCTTTTGTCCTATGCCTTGTAGATCTCCTGGCTTTTTTCATACTACTTTAATGAATTAACCAAGCATCTTGTCCAGCCCTGATTCATTAGGGTGCAAAGACAGTTGTTAAATATTCTATAAACTCTCAAATGCCTGAATGGTATAAGGGAACCCATAACTTTGAAAATGCTACTTGCCCATCCCTAGGGCTCAGTTATTTTGAGCTAGTACATTAGTAGTAAGAATTAGTGTTCTttgttgtggtagcaaaaaaattggaaacaaaagtgCTCATCAGTTGTTGGGTAATGAATAAACTGTAGCATAAGAATGTAAGGAAGTATTATGTGCCATTCAAAATAACAAATATGAGAGCAACTAtgcaacacagtggatagagcactggctctggattcagaaggactggagttcaaaaatggcctcggacacttgacacttactagctatgtgaccctggtaagtcacttaaccctgattgccttgccagaaacaaagaaataataaatttatataaacaaatatgAATTCAGGGAAGTGTGGGACTTtggtgaactgatgcagaatgaagaaccaggaaaatgagaTATACAAGGATTGTGTGATAGTGCAAATAGAACAAATGAAACTTGACACTTTGTAATTGTAATGTAATTGTAAAGGCCCAAggaaagagttgagaaaatgtacttcTTGCCCTTCGTCAAAGAGGTGGGAGACCATAGTCCATGTCAGACATGGTCAGAGTGTTAATTTGGTTTTGCCAAATTgcttttttcacctgtaaaatgacagtaCTAACTCTTGTCTTTGTAGGTACTGCAGCACATGAAAGTTGTTCAGGCTgatcaagagagagaaaaacaaaggcGGCTGGAAGCTGAGCGAGGTAAATAttgattaaatgtttattatataccAGTcagtgtgctaaatgctagggatactatatgtatgcatatatgcatgccaTCAGGCTTAGATTTTAACCTGGAAGATAACATATATAGAAAGTAGTGGCTAAGGaatggagttttgttttggagaggtggggagagaggcatTAAGATAGTGGCAGCATGCAGATGGTAAGAAGGCCTGGTGGATGGGATGTGAAGCTGAGCTGGTCACCAAATATAGTTAGCTATGTGGGCTAGTCACCGGGCACCTGGGTTGGGCTCTGGGGCTAGAGCTCCAAAGATGAACAGATAAACTGAGATTGGGGGTATGGATTCTGAAAATTTCTGATTTTAAGACTCCTTACAGACTCTTGTCTTCAAGTCAACTTAGTCAATAGGTCACATTATCAAAAAGTAATATGTTCTGGATATCAGAAGCTGGAAACCTACAGAATAAATAGAGGTGGGTGGGTGATTCCTAATCTGTCTTACAGAGAATTTTGACAAATAGTCATGGGTTGTACGTGTTTTAGCATGTAATTACAAGCATTCCCTGATACAGTTAATGTGTCCACTTAACTGTTTCTTATTCTTATGTACAAAGTGCTGCTGTGACGGGGAAAAGCCTCTTTCTTACTGGTAGGACCTTCTATTTCTGGGGTGGCAGGGTTTTGGTAGAGACTGAAAGACGAGGAAAGGAAGGCCTTGAGGTTGTGACATGCTTAACAAGGAAATAAAACACTGTTGTTTCTGCAGGAAAATGTTCTGTATTCCAGGGAGCCAACTTAAAAATAAACTTGAACCATGACCACTTCATGATTTGAGACTTGTCTATTTGAAACATTTTGTCTTGAGATGTTAACATAGATAGGAACTGTAGCATTAAAAAAGTTAATTACTGTCAAATTTAACTGTTCACTAACTTTACCTAATCTGCACATCAGAGTGAAGGACAATACCCACCCACCCTCTGTGTAATCTAACCCTAAATAGCTGCAGTTTATTTTCTTAGTCTCAGTAGACTTCTTTGTATAtttctcattcattcttcaaCTTAGGAAAATTAATTCTCCAGATATTGCCCCTCTTTTCAGAGCTCTCATTTTCTTACTAGTTTTGGAGGCTGTCTAGTCTTCCAGAATTCATCTTTTAGCTAGATAAGTCAGTACCCAGACTTTATTTTGCATGTACTGCTTCTATATATAATATCctaatattttgatttcatttctagGTTATCTGCTATTGAGGTTAGGAATGCCTTGATGAAAATTTAGCAGTAAAGAACTATGTCCTGGAAAAGATGGGAGGTGGTCTTTTTATCTTAACTGCCTTATGACACAAAGGGAAAGGATACTGAATTTTATCCAGTCTTTGCAATCAGAAAGTATATGTCAACCTGAAGAAGAAATCTGCTCCCTCTTGGGAAATGAATTGGGGTAGGGTTGTGGGGAAGAACAGTATTTTGATTATAGATTTAGGAGTGAAACTCACCTCAGGTCATCTGGTCCACTCAtcacaatttacagatgaggaaaaaaaggccctgaggttgtgacttgctcaacaAACAAGCATCGCAATGGCTGAGCTAGAACTTTAAATCCTGCACTGTTTTCATTATGGCAGTATAGGGGAAAGTAAATATTTCTTATGCTCTTAGAAATAGAGAAGAAGCGTGAGGCGAAGCAGCGGGCCAAGGAAGCCCAAGAACGAGaagtgagaaagaaggagaaagcagAGGAGAAGGAACGTCGGAGAAAGGAATATGATGCTGTCAAAGCGGCTAATAAGAAGGAACAAGAGAAAAAACCCAAGAAGGAGACACATCAGCCTGCAAGTATGTTGTCACAACTTTCCAGTGAAAGTGATGGCTGAGAATTGTATTGTGTGTTCAGTAGCAGGAATCAGTGAGCCTGAAAACTATTCAGCTGATGTATTGTGAACTGAAGTTAGAAACACTGTAAGGGTCTGTGCCTTAGGAAGTAACATTTTCTATATGTAATCCAGACCAAGATGTCCAAATTCTAAGTCTGACTTGGTATGTTATTAATAGATCATGAGGAGATCATCATCAAGATTATATACCTATCATATAAACACTTCTACTttagattcttttctctttaaaaagctGAAGGGAGAGGACAGCCAAGTTTTGATCCTTTTGAATATAGTGTTGTCCAAGAAATAATCTTAAGCACTTTTAATAAAATTGGATTAGTTACTCCTTATTAAAAAGTGCTATGAATGTGATATGGTACACTAGGACTGCCTTCTCTTTGTCTAATATGCCTTTGTCATTCCAGAGGCCAAGTCTGGTTCCCGCTCTGTGAAGTCTCGCCCTCAAAAGCATTCCTGGTCCTGGGCTTTCTTAAAGCTGCTGCTGATGGTGCTCCTCAGTGCCACAGGAGTTTTAGTTGCCTGTCAGGTGACAGATCTACAGTGGCAGCCTTTCTGCATCAATGTGAACACCATCTATGAGAATGTTGTCCACGGGCTTCGTAGCCATGAAATTCTGCAGCGAGTCTTACAGCCAAACTCTCAGCAATAAGTGTGTTATCAGCATTGGCTGCCTCGTCGTCTGTGGAGCCAGGATTCCTATGGAATTGTGTTCTGCCAGACACTACCTTTTATAGCATTGGACCTACTTGTCACCACCAACTGGCAATCAATTGGTACCTGAGACACCTGTTTTTATGTCCTAGGAAATCCATGTTAGAACTTGCCTCTGTTCCTTATGCAAGATTCTGTTCCCTGTAGATTTAGAAAATGGgaatgggtggggggtggggggaacagtaGCCTGCATGCCTAAAGGAATAAGGTAGAGGGGAGGAAATGAACATTCCCCTTTTCTA
It encodes the following:
- the LRRC59 gene encoding leucine-rich repeat-containing protein 59; protein product: MAKSGGKGSSLRDKLDGNELDLSLGDLTEVPVKELAALPKATILDLSCNKLTSLPSDFCGLTHLVKLDLSKNRLQQLPADFGRLVNLQHLDLLNNRLVTLPVSFAQLKNLKWLDLKDNPLDPVLAKVAGDCLDEKQCKQSAVRVLQHMKVVQADQEREKQRRLEAEREIEKKREAKQRAKEAQEREVRKKEKAEEKERRRKEYDAVKAANKKEQEKKPKKETHQPAKAKSGSRSVKSRPQKHSWSWAFLKLLLMVLLSATGVLVACQVTDLQWQPFCINVNTIYENVVHGLRSHEILQRVLQPNSQQ